From Miscanthus floridulus cultivar M001 chromosome 15, ASM1932011v1, whole genome shotgun sequence, the proteins below share one genomic window:
- the LOC136507994 gene encoding LOW QUALITY PROTEIN: protein argonaute 16-like (The sequence of the model RefSeq protein was modified relative to this genomic sequence to represent the inferred CDS: inserted 2 bases in 1 codon) has translation MGREVQTAGSYVMPALRATEDEPELETERNRAVGRRRGASAIAGVSSTASSPYLRVSIHSDSMAAKTAGAVQVLKDDTVKRTPMARPSNGREGKPIRLLSNHFAVKLRGVDAVFYQYSVCIKSEDDKVVDGKGIGRKVIDKLLQTYCSELDGKDFAYDGEKCLFTVGPLPQNNFEFTVILEETSSRAVGGSPVHGSPAQADKKRVKRSHLAKKFSVGISYAAKIPLKSVALALRGSESEHAQDALRVLDIVLRQQQAKRGCLLVRQSFFSDDSRNLVDLTGGVSGCRGLHSSFRTTIGGLSLNMDVSTTMVVTPGPVIDFLLTNQNVRDIRDIDWPRAKKMLKNLRVKAKHNNMEFKIIGLSDQPCSRQMFPMKVRNGSIEIQTVDITVQDYFKSKQVELTMPYLPCLDVGKPKRPNYLPIELCHMVSLQRYTKALSSQQRAMLVEKSRQKPQERMRVVTDAVKSNMYDDDPILSSCGIEIEKQLTRVDARVLSAPTLVVGNSEDCIPNRGRWNYNNKKLLDPVKIERWAIVNFSARCDMSRISRELINCGRSKGIFIERPHTLVDEDSQSRRCSPVERVEKMFEKVKTSLPGPPEFLLCVLPERKNCDIYGPWKKKNLHEMGIVTQCIAPSNKMNDQYFTNVLLKINAKLGGMNSKLALEHRQMIPVVTQIPTLILGMDVSHGSPGRADIPSIAAVVGSRCWPLISRYRASVRTQSPKVEMIDSLFKPLDDGKDDGIMRELLLDFYQTSQQRKPQQIIIFRDGVSESQFSQVLNVELNQIIKAYQSMGQGDLPKFTVIIAQKNHHTKLFQADSPENVPPGTVVDSGIVHPRQYDFYMCAHAGPIGTSRPTHYHVLLDEIGFSADNLQKLVLSLSYVYQRSTTAISVVAPICYAHLAAAQMGQFMKFEEFADTSSGSVNSSSSASIXQNCHGCMLMSAVPCSSVEVILV, from the exons ATGGGAAGGGAGGTCCAGACTGCTGGCTCCTATGTAATGCCTGCGTTGCGTGCGACAGAAGATGAACCTGAACTCGAAACAGAACGGAACCGAGCCGTTGGGCGTCGGCGTGGAGCTTCGGCCATCGCCGGAGTCTCGAGTACCGCGAGTTCCCCATACCTGAGAGTTTCAATCCATTCCG ATAGTATGGCTGCCAAAACGGCTGGAGCTGTCCAAGTGCTCAAGGATGACACTGTTAAACGCACACCCATGGCACGACCTAGCAACGGTCGTGAAGGAAAGCCCATTAGGTTGCTGTCCAACCACTTTGCTGTGAAGCTTAGAGGAGTTGATGCTGTTTTCTACCAATACAGT GTCTGCATCAAATCTGAGGATGATAAGGTGGTTGATGGCAAGGGTATTGGCCGAAAGGTCATAGATAAACTATTGCAAACATACTGTTCTGAGCTTGATGGGAAGGATTTTGCATATGATGGAGAGAAATGTCTATTTACTGTGGGACCTCTTCCACAGAATAACTTTGAGTTCACTGTTATCTTGGAGGAAACATCTTCAAG GGCTGTTGGTGGAAGTCCGGTGCATGGAAGCCCTGCCCAAGCTGACAAAAAGCGGGTCAAGCGATCACATCTGGCAAAAAAGTTCAGTGTAGGCATAAGTTATGCCGCAAAGATTCCTCTAAAGTCGGTTGCTTTGGCTCTTCGAGGAAGCGAGTCAGAACATGCTCAAGATGCTCTGAGAGTCCTTGACATTGTTTTAAGGCAACAGCAGGCTAAGCG AGGTTGTCTACTTGTTAGGCAGTCATTTTTCAGTGATGATAGTCGAAACCTTGTTGATTTAACTGGTGGAGTTAGTGGCTGTCGTGGACTCCACTCTAGTTTCCGTACTACAATTGGTGGTCTTTCACTAAACATGG ATGTTTCAACCACTATGGTTGTAACTCCTGGACCAGTTATTGATTTTCTCCTCACAAATCAAAATGTCAGAGACATCAGAGATATTGACTGGCCCAGG GCCAAGAAAATGCTTAAAAACCTCAGAGTTAAAGCTAAGCACAACAACATGGAGTTCAAGATTATTGGCCTTAGTGACCAACCATGCTCTAGACAGAT GTTTCCAATGAAAGTTCGAAATGGAAGCATTGAAATTCAAACTGTGGATATCACTGTTCAGGATTATTTTAAGTCCAAGCAAGTTGAACTAACGATGCCTTATCTGCCATGTCTTGATGTGGGAAAACCAAAACGCCCTAATTATCTCCCAATTGAG cTATGCCACATGGTATCACTTCAACGTTATACAAAGGCACTGTCTTCTCAACAAAGGGCAATGTTGGTTGAAAAGTCACGACAGAAACCTCAAGAAAGAATGCGAGTTGTTACAGAT GCTGTAAAAAGTAATATGTATGATGATGATCCAATTTTATCTTCCTGTGGTATTGAAATTGAGAAACAACTTACTCGTGTCGACGCTCGTGTTCTCTCTGCACCAACG CTAGTTGTGGGGAACAGCGAAGACTGCATCCCGAACAGGGGCAGGTGGAACTATAATAACAAG AAGCTATTGGATCCTGTCAAGATTGAGCGCTGGGCCATTGTTAATTTCTCTGCTCGTTGTGACATGAGCCGAATCTCACGAGAGTTGATAAACTGTGGACGCAGCAAAGGCATT TTCATTGAACGTCCTCACACCTTGGTGGATGAGGACAGCcagtctaggagatgttcacctgTGGAAAGGGTTGAAAAGATGTTTGAAAAAGTCAAAACAAGCCTTCCCGGTCCTCCAGAGTTTCTCCTTTGTGTTTTACCAGAGAGGAAGAATTGTGATATTTACG GGCCATGGAAGAAGAAAAATCTTCATGAAATGGGTATTGTCACTCAATGCATTGCTCCCAGTAATAAGATGAATGATCAATATTTCACCAATGTTCTTCTGAAAATTAATGCTAAG CTTGGTGGAATGAACTCTAAACTGGCATTGGAACATCGTCAAATGATACCAGTTGTGACTCAAATACCAACATTAATTCTTGGCATGGATGTTTCACATGGTTCTCCAGGTCGAGCAGATATACCATCAATTGCTGCG GTTGTGGGATCTAGATGCTGGCCATTGATATCACGGTACAGAGCATCAGTGCGGACCCAGTCTCCAAAGGTAGAGATGATTGATTCTCTATTTAAGCCATTGGATGATGGGAAGGATGATGGCATAATGAG GGAACTTCTACTAGACTTCTACCAAACCAGTCAACAAAGAAAGCCTCAGCAGATAATCATCTTCAG GGATGGTGTTAGCGAGTCTCAGTTTAGCCAAGTACTGAACGTTGAGCTTAATCAAATCATAAAG GCATATCAGAGTATGGGACAGGGGGACCTTCCGAAGTTCACAGTGATCATTGCTCAAAAGAATCACCACACAAAACTCTTCCAAGCTGATTCACCAGAGAACGTTCCACCTG GGACTGTTGTAGACTCCGGCATTGTTCATCCAAGACAGTATGATTTCTACATGTGTGCTCATGCTGGACCAATT GGTACTTCAAGGCCAACCCATTACCATGTGTTGCTTGATGAGATTGGCTTCTCCGCAGATAATCTCCAGAAGCTAGTTCTTTCACTTTCATATGT ATACCAGAGGAGCACCACTGCGATTTCTGTGG TGGCACCTATCTGTTATGCCCACCTCGCAGCAGCTCAGATGGGCCAGTTCATGAAATTCGAAGAGTTTGCAGATACATCGTCAGGGAGTGTCAATTCATCATCGTCAGCATCAAT CCAGAACTGCCACGGCTGCATGCTCATGTCTGCAGTTCCATGTTCTTCTGTTGAGGTGATTTTAGTTTGA
- the LOC136506522 gene encoding TLC domain-containing protein At5g14285-like, which produces MFASIYLVGYFIVFRGWGPPRRRRAEAASCFTSLFHGTPTALLALRAVLLSRYHAASGSGTTHSLLALPAAAAAAPNAAAEDLVLDFSTAYFAVDLAHYLLLLRDEALFIAHHLATLYVLATCRHAAAAGAAALLPLVVLAEATSAAQNAWTLVAMRQHDSPLAARLYARLSLPFYAAYTVARAVLGPAWFVRMVGVFYASSGGGGGRVPAWAWASWTVVIGAGIAMSILWVANLWLAYFRERKTESKQQ; this is translated from the coding sequence ATGTTCGCGTCCATCTACCTCGTCGGCTACTTCATCGTCTTCCGTGGCTGGGggccgccgcggcggcgccgcGCCGAGGCCGCCAGCTGCTTCACCTCACTCTTCCACGGCACGCCCACCGCACTGCTCGCCCTCCGCGCCGTGCTGCTGTCCCGCTACCACGCCGCCAGCGGCAGCGGCACCACCCACAGCCTCCTCGCgctcccggcggcggcggcggcggcgcccaacGCGGCCGCCGAGGACCTGGTGCTCGACTTCAGCACGGCCTACTTCGCCGTGGACCTCGCGCACTACCTCCTGCTGCTGCGGGACGAGGCCCTGTTCATCGCGCACCACCTCGCCACGCTCTACGTCCTCGCCACCtgccgccacgccgccgccgcgggcgcggcCGCGCTGCTGCCGCTGGTGGTGCTCGCGGAGGCCACGAGCGCCGCGCAGAACGCGTGGACGCTCGTCGCCATGCGCCAGCACGACTCGCCGCTGGCCGCCAGGCTCTACGCCCGGCTCTCGCTGCCGTTCTACGCCGCGTACACGGTCGCCAGGGCCGTCCTCGGGCCGGCCTGGTTCGTCAGGATGGTCGGCGTCTTCTACGCGTCctccggcggcggaggcggccgcGTGcccgcgtgggcgtgggcgtcgtGGACGGTCGTCATCGGCGCCGGGATAGCGATGAGCATCCTGTGGGTGGCCAACCTGTGGTTGGCGTACTTCAGGGAAAGGAAAACGGAAAGCAAGCAGCAATGA
- the LOC136507450 gene encoding uncharacterized protein, with product MMEEEIRAEFQSSGFSIGGASPEDAAQILTTLLTYCINYKMSPADLVSNWEVYLPQQLMFNILLSVLRDASLMIMIPGSIYFFFVLLHDAAKETERTNLCRQLDGLKLESSYLDGFLSHLQNEVKDRIIKEEANLHIYSSNDVDMLLSNSHADEVAFHDTPGSKQDKLPEESSNSELTPLTSDRPSSSRVAKTNADRITPFATRVNKFTQQYVLNADNAVSVPSKNAEITEDEVIRRIQPSQRCSLQVQHSQPEPGCRFMYDRMEDRFNYLEDRIQKSASLFSASGFCGEPADATLASEEKMFAVGTVACDGEGHLNEKSILLQGGVQHSRGQRVRLDLKDLDHFSLFPGQVVGIEGHNPSGHCLVASKLIDFILVSVDAQLPSTKKQAIDNESNQNSDAGTLSRALSSVIAAGPYTTTDNLLFEPLQELLSYACRKQPQLLILMGPFIDSDHPDIKKGTVDQSFHDIFHFEILRKIQDFTQYLGNTVRVILIPSVRDAHHDFVFPQPFFNVLSTSISNDIFVCSFDLNLPEDITHQITCLANPCLFSSNKIYFGCCTVDILKQLSGEEISRKPPVGKPGDRIGRLASHILKQQSYYPLYPPAAGVPLDFSLAKEALEISSAPDVLILPSDLAPFVKVLSLGEGSDVQKRFICVNPGRLAKGIGGGTFVELYYNEGIDKTNASIIRI from the exons ATGATGGAGGAGGAGATCCGAGCGGAGTTCCAGAGCAGCGGCTTCTCCATCGGGGGAGCCAGTCCCGAGGACGCTGCCCAGATCCTCACCACGC TGCTGACCTACTGCATCAACTACAAGATGAGCCCCGCGGACCTCGTCTCCAACTGGGAGGTCTATTTACCTCAACAG CTCATGTTCAATATTCTTCTGTCTGTATTAAGAGATGCCTCCCTGATGATTATGATTCCAGGGTCaatatatttcttttttgttcttttaCATGATGCAGCTAAGGAAACTGAAAGAACTAATTTATGCAGGCAATTGGATGGCTTAAAGCTTGAAAGCTCGTATCTTGATGGTTTTCTGTCACACCTTCAAAATGAAGTTAAAGACAGGATAATAAAAGAAGAAGCCAACCTTCACATTTACTCCAGTAATGATGTCGACAT GCTCTTGAGCAATTCACATGCAGATGAAGTGGCATTTCATGACACACCAGGCTCTAAACAGGATAAGCTACCTGAAGAGTCATCTAACTCTGAGTTAACTCCTCTGACAAGTGACAGACCATCATCCAGCAGAGTGGCCAAAACAAATGCTGATCGTATTACCCCTTTTGCAACACGAGTAAATAAATTTACCCAACAGTATGTTCTCAATGCTGATAATGCAGTTAGTGTGCCAAGTAAAAATGCTGAAATCACAGAAGATGAAGTAATTAGAAGAATTCAACCAAGTCAAAGATGTTCCTTACAAGTTCAGCACTCACAGCCTGAACCAGGTTGCAGATTCATGTATGACAGAATGGAAGACAGA TTTAATTACTTGGAAGATCGGATACAAAAATCGGCAAGCTTGTTTTCTGCATCTGGGTTTTGTGGAGAACCTGCAGATGCTACCCTTGCGTCAGAG GAGAAAATGTTTGCAGTCGGTACAGTAGCTTGTGATGGGGAAGGTCATTTGAATGAAAAGTCTATCTTGCTACAGGGCGG TGTTCAACACTCCAGGGGACAGCGTGTGCGCCTTGACTTGAAGGATCTTGATCACTTCTCCTTGTTTCCTGGGCAG GTGGTGGGTATTGAAGGCCACAATCCCAGCGGACACTGTCTTGTTGCATCAAAATTAATTGATTTCATACTGGTCTCTGTGGATGCTCAACTTCCTAGTACTAAGAAACAAGCTATTGATAATGAAAGCAACCAAAACTCTGACGCTGGCACTCTGTCAAGAGCATTGTCATCG GTCATCGCGGCAGGTCCCTATACAACAACCGataatctgttgtttgagccACTGCAAGAACTTCTTTCATATGCTTGTCGTAAGCAGCCTCAGCTGCTCATATTG ATGGGACCCTTCATTGACTCTGATCATCCTGACATAAAAAAAGGAACTGTTGACCAGAGCTTTCATGATATTTTCCATTTTGAAATTCTGAGAAAG ATTCAAGACTTTACCCAGTATCTGGGGAACACTGTCCGTGTAATTCTCATTCCATCTGTGCGTGATGCTCACCATGACTTTGTTTTCCCTCAG CCTTTTTTTAATGTTCTCAGCACAAGCATCTCTAATGATATATTTGTTTGCTCATTTGATTTGAATTTACCAGAAGATATCACACATCAG ATTACTTGTCTGGCAAATCCATGTCTCTTCAGTTCTAACAAG ATATATTTTGGATGTTGTACAGTAGACATTCTGAAACAGCTCAGTGGTGAGGAAATTTCTCGCAAGCCACCTGTCGGAAAGCCTGGAGACAGGATTGGTAGACTTGCCTCACACATATTAAAGCAACAAAG TTACTATCCTCTATACCCTCCTGCTGCTGGTGTGCCATTAGACTTCTCACTTGCTAAGGAAGCATTGGAGATCTCATCAGCACCAGATGTTCTCATTCTTCCTTCTGATCTTGCACCATTTGTGAAG GTGCTTTCCCTTGGAGAAGGTAGCGACGTCCAGAAACGGTTTATCTGTGTGAACCCTGGGAGGTTGGCAAAGGGTATTGGTGGGGGCACATTTGTGGAGCTTTACTACAATGAGGGCATCGACAAGACCAACGCCTCCATCATCCGCATATAG